The following nucleotide sequence is from Candidatus Obscuribacterales bacterium.
CAGAACCACCTTCAAACACAGATCCGGTTGTGCCAGCTTCTAAACGCTCTTGTGCAGCGGATAGCACTTCATCAGGCAGCGCCACATAGCCGACTTCTTCAACTAGACCTTTGTTTTCGATAGCAATTTGATACTCAGCAAATGCACGCACGGCTGGGTTATCGAGGGATGTCGTCTTAACGTAGAAGAACTCAGGACGAGATAGGGGTTGATAGGATCCATCGCCAATGGTTTCTGGGCTGGGTTCAACGCAGCCGTTGCCGTTATCAATGGCAACCAGTTGGAGGGAATCCTGGTTTTCTTCGTAGTACGCATAGCCAAAGAAGGCTAGACCATTGGTGTCGCCGATCACCCCTTGAACCAAGACGTTGTCATCTTCGCTAGCGGTGTAGTCGCCGCGGCTTTCACCTTCGGAATCGAGCAAGGCTGCGGTGAAGTAGTCGTAGGTACCAGAATCTGTGCCTGGGCCGTAGAGGCCTAGTTCTGCGTCGGGGAAGTCAGGACGAATTTGATTCCAGTTGGTAATGGTGCCTTCTGCTGACGGCTCCCACATGGTCTTTAGCTCGTCTACCGTTAGACATTGAGCCCAGTCGTTCTCAGGGTTCACCACGACGGAGAGGCCATCAAAAGCGATGGGGATCTCGACAAACTCAATGCCGTTTTCGGCACAGAGGTCGATTTCTTCTTGCTTGATAGGACGAGATGCGTTGGAGATGTCGGTTTCACCGGCACAGAATTTTTGGAAGCCGCCGCCTGAACCAGATACCCCAACGGTGACGCGAACGTCAGCGTTTTCCGCCATGAACTCTTCAGCCATGGCTTCAGAGATGGGGAATACAGTACTAGATCCGTCAACCAAGACATCGCCTGCGAGCCCAGAGCCACCGGACGATGCTGCTGTTGAGGTACCTTCTGTCCCTTCGGTACCTGCGGTATCTTGACCGCCGCCGCCCGAACAAGACGCTGCTATGCTCAGAACCGCCATGAAAGATAAGATGCCTGCAAGGCGCTTGAAGCGGATCGTTGGTGCCATATACATAATAGTTGCTTTGTGTTGACTCAAAAGTTGGATACGACGTGATTACACGAGCCGTCCATGAGAACCTATCATCTCAACATAAAGCCTAGGTTAAGATGCCTATGGGCTCAGGGAACTGAGTTTTCTAGGCTAGAAAATCTGAGTATTCTTGTATGAGAGAGCGATCGCTTGAGTTGAATATATAGTTCAGCTCTAAAATCGGTGAAAAATCTGATTTTCATCTAAAATCCCAAAAATATGATCCTCACGGGATCCCTGTGGGAAACTAGGCAAGGCTATAGGTAGATGGGGGAAACGATGCGCTATGTCATTTATGATGGTACATGCAATCTCTGCGTGAATTGGGTGCGACTCTTGGAGTCCAT
It contains:
- a CDS encoding PstS family phosphate ABC transporter substrate-binding protein, which encodes MAPTIRFKRLAGILSFMAVLSIAASCSGGGGQDTAGTEGTEGTSTAASSGGSGLAGDVLVDGSSTVFPISEAMAEEFMAENADVRVTVGVSGSGGGFQKFCAGETDISNASRPIKQEEIDLCAENGIEFVEIPIAFDGLSVVVNPENDWAQCLTVDELKTMWEPSAEGTITNWNQIRPDFPDAELGLYGPGTDSGTYDYFTAALLDSEGESRGDYTASEDDNVLVQGVIGDTNGLAFFGYAYYEENQDSLQLVAIDNGNGCVEPSPETIGDGSYQPLSRPEFFYVKTTSLDNPAVRAFAEYQIAIENKGLVEEVGYVALPDEVLSAAQERLEAGTTGSVFEGGSAVGVKLADVL